The Natator depressus isolate rNatDep1 chromosome 11, rNatDep2.hap1, whole genome shotgun sequence genome includes a window with the following:
- the LOC141996297 gene encoding E3 ubiquitin-protein ligase TRIM39-like — protein sequence MTSITEEGPTDSMEASDKLQAELRWRSARLYTVDVTLDPNTAHPSLVLSEDQKTVTYDERRQDRPDNPERFNTYPIVLGTNGFTGGRFYWEVEVGDKINWTVGVCRESVIRTGKVRLTPGNGYWAVWLRDGKYEACTSPPKIPLPTGIRPSRVGVFLDYEAGEVSFYSVTDRSHLFPFTDTFSGTLRPYFYVGYKEEGKNTAPLIICPVPAQAKGNLCP from the exons acaaaCTCCAGGCTGAGCTCA GGTGGAGAAGCGCCCGGCTCTACACAG tggatgtgactctggatccaaacacGGCTCATCCCAGCCTCGTCCTGTCTGAGGATCAGAAAACTGTGACATACGATGAGAGACGACAGGATCGACCTGACAATCCTGAGAGATTCAATACTTATCCGATTGTCCTGGGCACAAATGGATTCACAGGCGGGAGGTtttactgggaggtggaggtgggagacaaAATAAACTGGACTGTGGGGGTTTGTAGGGAATCTGTGATCAGGACAGGGAAGGTCAGACTCACTCCTGGGAATGGATACTGGGCTGTGTGGCTGAGGGATGGAAAATACGAggcctgcacctccccccccaagatccccctccccacaggcatcAGGCCCAGCCGGGTGGGGGTTTTCCTGGACTATGAAGCAGGCGAGGTCTCATTTTACAGTGTGACTGACAGGTCCCATCTCTTCCCTTTCACTGACACCTTCTCCGGGACGCTCCGTCCTTATTTTTATGttggttacaaagaggagggtaaaAACACTGCTCCCCTAATAATCTGTCCTGTCCCAGCTCAGGCCAAAGGGAATCTTTGTCCCTGA